The stretch of DNA TCAGCTGGTTAGAGCGCCAGATTGTGGTTCTGGAGGTCGCCGGTTCGATCCCGGTAAGCCACCCCTCGAAGCCCTTGTCATGAACATCATGACAAGGGCTTTTGTCTGCCATAACCCTCGAACATGACTTAACCCTTAAACATGTCTCTTCAGAACGATATTCGCCACCATGAAGTGGGGCTTTCTCAATATCCATAAACCACTGCAAATGACCTCCCGCGATGTGGTCAGCAAAATCGAACGTGCTGTTCGCCCCCTGAAGGTCGGGCATGCCGGAACTCTCGATCCACTCGCAGAAGGTGTTCTGGTCATTGGAATCGGCCCGGCAACTCGTCTGACGGAGCATGTTCAGGCGCTGCCCAAAGGATATTCTGCAAACTTCCATCTCGGGCAAACTACCGAAACAGACGATGCCGAGGGACAACTCTCCGCCCAGATCGATACACAACATCTCACGCGCGAATTGATCGAACAGGAGCTCACTCACTTTCGTGGCCAGATTCAACAGATTCCCCCTCGCTTCAGTGCTGTCCATGTGGCGGGGAAAAGAGCTTATGACCTGGCCCGATCTGGGCAGGATTTTGAGCTGACGCCTAGAACGGTTGAAGTTCATCAAATCGCGTTGACGAAGTACGCCAACCCGGACATCGAATTGCAGATCGAATGTGGCAGTGGCACTTACATTCGATCCCTGGCAAGAGATCTCGGGGAGAAACTTCAGTGCGGAGCCTATATGTCCGCACTGACACGCACACATATTGGACCATTTCACCTCGATAGCGCACTGCAGCTCGACAGCCTGCCGAATAGCTTCAGGCTGGCTGATCTTCAGCCGCTATTGCTCCACCCCATGCTGGCATTTACTGAATCTCAGCGCTGGGTTGCCACGCGCCGGGCCGTCGTAGACCTGCAGCATGGCAAAAACATCTCGAGTGATGCTTTGCAGGCCCTGCACTCAACGTCAGAGAGTCAACCAGAGATTCCTACCCATGTCTGCATCCTGAGTGAAGACCGGGAAATGATTGCGGTTGCCGAGTTTTGCATGCAGACGAAACTTCTCCGTCCGCGCATCGGCATCCCCCAACATTTTCTGGAAGCACACCCGTGCTGATGGATCGCATCCAAAAAGTGATGTCTCCATTGGAATCAGTCACACTCTTCGCGTTGCGGCACTGAAAAATGTGAGGGAATCGAATGCCAAAAGCCCACTGACATTCTTAACGCAACACGCTGGATTCGGGTGGTTGCTGACTCAGGCGGCGGGGTGCCGCTTCGGGTAACTCCGTCGTTGGCCCCCAGGTGGCAGCGTTGGCAGGACGCGGCTTGAAGGGCACAAACAATCGTTTCTCTCCATTGGCGGGCGCTGGGGATGCAGCATCGTCCTTCGTCTGTCGAGGAGTTTCCGCGATGTTTCTCGAGTTCCTGGTGACAGGGATTCTGAGTGTCATTCCGGTACGTACGCCATGAGCATCCCGCAACTGGTCTCGATTGGCATCAAAGATTTCCAGATAACGGCTTTCACGTCCCAGATATTTTTGTGAGAGCGACGATAACGTTTCACCCTTTTTGACGACATGAGTCACCATCGTGACAGCCTCAGAATCTGGTCTGCCAGCATCTCCCGGGTCATAGCCACTTGATCGCTGATAACGATCCATTCCCGATGGATAAGCAAGCGACGAATCGCCAGTAGCCTCAGTCATTCCACGTTGGTCCTGGCGTTCGCTTCGAGAGCCTTGAGTTCTATTAGCTGCAGGTGAACTACCCGTCTGTTTTGGTGCAACGGACTCCACTTCCAGCACATCATCAGGCCAGGGAATCACCGGCAAATCCTGAGTCGTTTCGTCAGGCGCACGGTTCATCACCTGCTTAGGATTGTCGGTCGGCGCTACCGGTGCTTCCATCTTGCCAGACGCAGACCCTTCCCACGGATCATTCAACGGTGGAATGATGAGGGTATCATTGACGGGACGGGCAACAGTCCGGTCTGAAGAGCGGCTGGAATCCCCCAGGTAAGGCCTGAAGCTTTTTTCAGCAATCACAGCATCCAGTTCAACAACGTCGGAGATCACTGGAACTCCATCCATTGTTGAGCGTTCGTTACGAAAGAAAAATGCCGCCACTGCTCCGATCAGCAGGACACCCAGGGCAAGACCGATTTTCTGGTCACGATGCACGATCGTCTCCGATATTCTTGAGGGAATATCAGAAACTTGCCCTCAAAACTGCGGTAAGCAGGTTCCGAGTGCCTTGGATTCGGCAAGAAGTGCAAGTCCGGCGAAACATGAATCGGTTGTACGGACGAATCCGAAAGATCTGTTCAGAGAAACTCTTCCGTCCTGGTAAAGCTTGAGCGGCGATGTTGCCGCTCTTCCCTGCCAGGGCACGTGAAGAGTATTTGGCAGCGATTCAATCTTTCGCCTCTTTTCCTGCCTTGGCTTCGAGTACAGCCACCGGCCGTGTAATCGGTTTCAGCACAATCATGCCTAATGGAGGTAATGTCACCTGAATAAACTGGCCATGCCCATGAAGTTGTCCGATTTCGCTGTAGACGCCACCCGAATTCCCTACATTCGAACCCCCGTAGATACTGGAGTCTGTGTTGAGAACTTCCTTATAAAAACCAGCTAACGGGACACCCACTTTGTAGTTGTGTCGGGGAATCGGTGTGAGATTCATCATGATGACCAGCAGATTCTCAGGATGACTGCCGTATCGCACCCAGGAATAAACGCTGTTCTGATAATCATCAGCGCTGATCCACGAGAAGCCCTCGGCATCGCAATCGCCATAATGCAAAGCCGATTCGGATCGATAGAGCTGATTCAAATCCGCAATAAGTTTCTGGATGCCGTGATGAAACTGGAATTTGGTCAGTTCCCAATCGAGTTGAGCATCGTGATTCCATTCGGTCCACTGGGCGATTTCACCACCCATAAAGAGCAGTTTCTTGCCTGGTGTGGTGAACTGATAGCCATACAGAACTCTCAGATTGGCAAACTGCTGCCAATGATCTCCGGGCATCTGGCTGATTAACGACCGTTTGCCGTGCACCACTTCATCATGGGAGAGTGGCAGCATGAAGTTCTCAGTAAAGGCATACACCATCCGGAATGAGAGTTCGTTCTGGTGGTGCCGGCGATAAATGGGATCTCTGCGGAAATACCGCAAAGTGTCGTTCATCCAGCCCATATCCCACTTGAAGCCAAAACCTAACCCGCCCGTGTAAACCGGACGGGAAACACCACCCCATGAAGTCGACTCTTCGGCCACCATCAGGACGCCAGGAAAATCCTGGTGGATAACAACGTTCAAATCTTTCAAAAATTGAATCGCTTCCAGATTCTCGCGCCCACCGAACATGTTCGGCATCCATTCTCCGGCTTTACGCGAGTAATCGAGATACAGCATGGAGGCCACGGCATCGACCCGCAGGCCATCCACGTGATAGATATCCATCCAGAATCTGGCACTGGAGAGCAGAAAATCAGCCACTTCCGTGCGACCATAATTGAAAATCAGAGTGCCCCAGTCGGGATGAAATCCTTTGCGAGGGTCGGCATGTTCATAAAGTGCTGTCCCATCGAAATTTCCGAGCGAGTGTGTATCGGTCGGAAAGTGAGCGGGGACCCAGTCCATAAGTACACCAAGGCCGTGTTCATGACAGTAGTCGACGAAGAACATGAAGTCGTGAGGTGATCCAAATCGACTGGTCGGAGCAAAATAACCCGTGGTCTGATAGCCCCATGATCCATCAAAAGGATGCTCCGTCACTGGCAGCAACTGCACATGAGTAAAACCCAGTGGTTTGACGTATTCGACAAGTTGCACGGCCAGTTCACGATAATTGAAATATCGTCGCCCATCCGTTGGCCTCCGCCACGATCCCAGATGGACCTCGTAAACCGAAATGGGCTGCTCGTAAATATTCTTCATTTCCCGCTGACGAATCCACTTCTCGTCATTCCAACGAAAGCCCGAAAGATCGGAAACGACAGAAGCAGTCCGTGGTGGTAACTCGGCTGCAAAGGCATAAGGGTCAGACTTTTCGAGTCTCAAGCCGGAGGCCGTCTTCAGGCTGTATTTGTAGATATCTCCGGGCTTGATCCCGGGAATAAAGCCCCGCCACACGCCATCATCACTGGATTGCAACCAGTTCTGTCCATGACTCCAGAAATTCAGATCAGCGATCACGCTGACTTCGCGGGCATTCGGTGCCCACACAGCAAAATGAGTCCCTAAAACCCCATCACGAATTTCCGGATGAGCGCCCAAATGCTTGTAATTCTGTGCGTACATGAGGTTCCGTCAGTTATAAGTCGGCCACGTTAGAGGCGGCTTGTTCACTCTCCATCAGGCAGCACGGTATTCAACGATCAGCTCGTTTTGCCACCATGAATCAAGTTCACAGGCCATGAAATCATCTCATCAAAAAACCGCATACTTCGATGACGCAAGGTCTTATGTCAAGAATGCTGGGACTTTGAGGCACCTGTCTAGTTTGCATGAGCACCTAGCCTAGGGGAATCAGCAGTTTGGGAAAAGGAAGTTTTAGGGGGGAATCGGTCAGTTTCACCTCAACTTTTTTTGCCCAGTCTACCTGACCATTCCATGACCTGAACGATTATCTCGATTCTTTCAGTCAGGAGAGCCTTCCTGTGGTGGAAAAGTTACCCGGTGCTTTCCTCGGGATTTCTGTCATTTTTCCTAAAGCGAGCAGAAACAGGCCGCCTGTTGAAAATGCCCAGTCATATTTGATCTGACATTGTGTTGGGAAATCGATGATTCGGAAACATTCCGCCTGAATATTGATGAATCCTCTCTTCGGACACTTACTCCCAGCGAATGACAATCGCCCTCGACGTGAGGATCCGCTCTTCAATTTTGCCTGCTCATTTGAGATCTCGTGTTTATGGCTACGGCCCCAGCACATCACCGAACGCGACACATGGTGCTGATTTTCGGCCCATTCGCGATCATCGGGTGCTGCTTTTGGCTGACCAGACCTCCCGCTCTCTCTCATGAGACATCTGCATGGCAGAACCATCCGTCAACTCTGGCAGCTTCGCCAGTCTCATCCGGATGGTGGCAACCTCTATCAAGTTTACTCAACAGGGATCGCAACGCCGAAAAACTCGATAACGACACCCCGTCCCAGGAAGAAATCACCAAAGACGTACAGGAAGCTGCCAATCAACTCCGCATGGAATTAGGAACTGACTTTCAGATCCTCGCTCGAGCCCCCTTTGTCCTGGCGAGCGATAGTACCATGGAAGACTTGCAGTGGATGTATGCGAATGTCCTGCTTCCCAGCCAACACGCCCTGTCCATCAGCTATTTTGACTCACCAGTCAACAAACCCATCAAAATCATTCTTGTGAAATCGGCGGCACGCTGGAATTCACTCCGTCCTCGCTGGCCAGGATTCAGACCTGTCGAATACGCAGGCTTCTATTCGCGAGATGATCACTGCATTGCCATCAATCTGGAAACCGGGATTGGTTCATTAGCTCATGAACTGACACATGCACTGATTCATAGTGATTTTGAAAACTGTCCTGAGTGGTTTGATGAAGGCCTCGCTTCATTGCACGAGGAATGTGAATTCAACGAGACAGCCACAGCACTCAAAGGACTGCCCAACTGGAGATATCAACACTTCCGCGAAGCACTCCATCGATCACAGGCTCCTGCGCTGAAAATATTGATCAGCCAGCCGTTCGCCACGTCGAATGCTCCAGCCATCGAGTATGCCCACTCGAGGCTGTTCTGCATTTACCTGCAGCAACAGGGTGTACTGGAATCGTTCTATCGGAGATTACGCCGGTCGACTGCTGCGAAAGACTCGGCCATCATCCTCTGTCAACTGACAAAAACAGTTGATCTCGACCAGCTGAATTCTCAATTCATCGATTGGGCCAGAACTCAAACGCAAGCATCCGAAACCGCTCTTCAAGAGCATCACGAAACTCTTCCAAAATCAGACGATGTTGTTTCTGATTCCACGACCAGTCCTCGGGTGCAGACAAAGCAAGTTCCGGAACCAGCATCGAGTTTCAATCTGGCCATTGACTAGCGACGGTGCCCAGTTGCTCGACGCCTCAAGATACTGAAAAGGTTTCTGTATCTAGTTGCCAATGTCGGCTGAAGCTCAAGGGTATCGATCGACTCCCCTGCTTCCTGCTCAGTATGGCCATCCATTTTCGAGAAAATTCTCTCGGCATCCTGCGCGGGATGGAATGCCTGCTGCTGAATTTCATTCATCCCGTTCATGATCTTGTCATCAGCATCAAGTACAGGATCATACTCATCGCGTGACAAGGCATCTTCGCTCAGCAAAGATTCATCAACTGGATTCAGCCAGTCCTCGGATTCGGTTTCTGCCCCACGCAAATCGGCTTCCCAAGGCTCCGGAGCCTCTTCCGGAATCTGATCCTGCTGGGGTAACTGGCTGCTGCCCGAGTTGGACCCTTGAGAGAGAACATTCAGAGCTGCCCGTGTTCCTTCGGCCAGATCCATCGCCTCGGCAGCCAGTGCCCGCTCTCGAATCTCATCAAGATCACCAGCCACGTACTTTGCCAGTCGTGCAGCCTGTCGGTCGGCAGGCGACATTTCCGAACGATGCTCTGCAGTCGAGTTGATCTCGGCATACTTCCGATCCAACTCCTGAGCTTGTTCCGCAACCAGTTCGGAATGGCGGCCTTCCGCGACATCGATCCAGGGCAGAATCTGATCAATCGTAGCGGCAATTCCAGACTGCTCAGAATCAATCATGCGATCAGCAGGCGTTGTTTCGACTGGCCCCGCCGGCTCAGAGGCAGCGTTGGTCACCGCCGGTTCTGCTTCGGGAAGCGGGATCACTGGAATCACATCGTTGGTCATGGCAACTTCAATCGGTCGCTCATGATTCTCGATGGCCTCGAACAGCTTTGTAGGATCTGAAAAGGGGACAAAGTCCTGAGGAATTTGTGACACACCCCATGAAGGGTGAACAAACAGACTGGATGGAACTTCGGTCTCTATGAATTCTGCATCGAGACGATCGGCCCTCTTCAGATCTGATGTCGCATTCGATGAAGAGGTTGATTTCAAATGGTCTTCCGCTACGTACAAAGCGGGATCTTCATCATGCGAAAGACCAATGGCATCGATGTCTCCGTGATTCGAGCTTAGGCTGGTCGAAGCAGGACCCGTCGAATTCTGTGGTGACTCGGGAGTATCGACCTGATCCAACAGCTGCCACTGACTGGAAAATGGCGTGTGTGGCCCTTTGATCTGATCCTGATCCGTGGCCAGACGCCACTTGGCCAACATCCTTTCAAGACGCAGTTCGAGAGCTTCCTGTTCCGAAACTGGAACGGCTGAGTCATGAGTCGCAGCATCGCTGTCCTCGTGGTGGCCTGCAAATGCTGGTAAGGCATCACTCAAAGCGTGCTCGTCGGATCTCGCATGAGGATCCTCGAAATGACTTTCTATCTCATGGCTGGCAACATCTTCCAAGCCAAAATCATCCATGGCGATGTCATCAAACGTTTGTTGCTGAAAGGAAGTCTCTTGTCGTTCCACAACATGGGCGGCAAAGTGCTGCCCCTTGAGTTCAGGTTCAGAACTCATGACCGACCAGTCATCAAACTTCCCCGGCAAGCCGGTTGTGGAAGACTGTGCCAGTCGAGAGGATGCCTCTGCGAACTCTTCTTCAATCGCCGATAAATCATCCTGACTCAGCACCGCTGCCGGATGATTTTCTGTCTCCACTCCAGCACCAATTTCAATCGAAGAGAGTTCGAGTTGATCCCAGTCGTCTAGGACCTGACTATCGGAAATTGTCCCAGTTTCAACGGGTTGCAAAGGATTGATTGCAGAGCTGTCAATTGCCCGATGGCTTACAGATTCAGCGTCTTCTTCGACGACAGTCGGGGAAGTCGCTGCACCAATTGAAGCCTTACCAGTTACAGCCTTGTCGATGATCACGTCGCTGGATTCCTGCAGACTTGCTGACTCATCAGCATGTCCTGACTGAGAAAGCTCAGTACTGCGCACCATTTTCAATTGCCATGGCAAAGCCAGATGCTTGAGGTCGTTCAGTGCGTTTTCGACGATTGATACAGAAACTGGCTTTTCTCCCAGAGCAAAGGCCAATAGCAGGGAATGATCGGCCAACAGGCAGAGACAACGTGGCGATCCACCACTCACTTCGGCTATCAAAGAGAGGGCATCTGGCGTGAAACATTCTTCGAGCCGACCACCTGCCCATGTCAGACGATAATCCAGAAACTCATGGGATTCAGCACGATTCAACGTTTCCAATGCGGAATGCGTCGTGACTCGCTGTGCCAGAGATTGAAGTTCCGGCGTCGCTAAACGTTCTTCGAGCTCCAGCTGACCAGCCAGCAGTAATCTCACGACCGATTGCCCATGAAAATGGAGATCACTGAAGGCTCTCAATTCTTCAATGATCTTGTCTTCCAGCAGATGAGCCTCATCACAGATGAGAAAAAACTGATGCCCCTGCTCGACCATTTGATTCAGGAAACGTTCAAACTCCTGACGTAACTCCTGCTCGCTCAAGCGACTGAAAGGGAGTTCCAACTCACCCAGAATGGTTTGCAGCAGCGAGCGGCGCGTCGCAAAACGAGGATGCCTTAAAAAAACGACCGGGTGATCATTCCCCAGCTCACGGGCAAATCGCTCGCATAGTAATGTTTTTCCAACACCTGCCGCACCACTGAGTATGGCAACCCCCGCTCTTTCGCGTAGCCCCAGCAGGATCGCATCGTGAGCATGTTGCACAAGCTCAGTCGGAAACCAGCAATTCGGATCTGGAGTCCCGACAAAAGGTCGGCGAGCCAGATGGAAAAACGCTTCATACATGTTCAAACATCCCTGTCGTTTCGTAGACCGGCCATCCTGGCCTGGTTTCCGCCCACGACCGCACGCGGCGGCACCAACCCGCGTATCAGTAAAATCGAGTTATTCGGGTAAGGCACTTGATAGCAATTGCATCAAGAAAAGCGTCAGGATCATGGCTGATTGATGAGTTTCCGGCAGTAATGTCTCTGTGCGGGACATTCTTGACTCGAAATATGGGTTCAAAGAAAAATTTTTGAACCCGGCGCGCTTGCATGTGTCCATTGGCAGCAGAAGTTGCCACCGGACATCAATCCCTGGACACACAAGAGACTGGCGATGAATGAACTGCCAATCAGACAAAACGTTTAATGATCGAGCACACTTCGGGGCATTTCTCATCAGGCTGGCCAATTGCTCTCAAAATGGCCATTCTCAATACCTTGGCAATAATTGATGAGACTTATCCCAAGAAATTGGAATTGCGACCGTGGTCGCTCCTGCGGGTTGTGTACCATTGGAAATTGCTACTCGACTTTCAAGCAGACCGAAAGCAGTTCGACGAGAAAGACGTTATTGAAGCGGAATCAGGATGACAGATCGCAAAATCGCATTTCAGAATCACGAGCATCTCAAGCTGCTCTTTGGCCCCAATGATCGCAATCTGCGTAAACTTCGTGAAAAACTACGTATCGAAGTGGTCTTTCGCGGAGACGAAATCCGCTTGTCCGGGCCTTCTGAGCAGGTGGATTTAGGCAGCGATATCATTGGCGAACTCCGGGGAACCATCGAAAGACGGGGCATGCTTTCCGACGAAGAGTTTGAACGTGTCCTCAATCGGCGCAATGCCGAAGCTTTGCTCGGGGCGGAATCATCGATTGATGTCTTCCATAAAGCCAAAAAAGTCTTCCCCATGGGCGAGGGGCAGGCGGCTTACATCGAAGCGATCCGCCAGCATGATCTGGTCTTCTGCTCGGGCCCGGCCGGCTCCGGCAAAACCTATCTGGCTGTCGCTATGGCAGTGAACGCTCTGAGAAACGAGCAGGTTCGCAAGATCGTGCTCGTTCGACCGGCTGTTGAAGCGGGTGAAAAGCTCGGTTTTCTCCCGGGTGATATGCTGGAAAAAGTCAATCCGTACCTGCGACCACTGCTGGATGCTTTGGGAGACATTCTTGATTTTGACACAGTGCAGCGATACCTCGATCGCGATGTGATCGAAATCGCACCCTTGGCATTCATGAGAGGACGGACACTTAACAATACGTTTATCATCCTCGACGAAGCACAAAATACAACCAGTGTGCAAATGAAGATGTTTTTGACCCGTATGGGCCAAAGATCAAAAATCGTGGTGACAGGTGACGCCACCCAGATCGATCTCCCAGACAACGTGACCAGCGGCCTTGCCGACGCTGTCAAGCGGCTGAGGAATGTCGAGGGAATCTCCGTCGTCGAACTTTCTGGAGGCGACATTGTCAGGCACCCACTGGTAAGGCGTATCGTTGCGGCTTACGATAATGGGAATTCGAATGACTCCCGTCCTCGAACACGGTTCGAGGTCAATCGTACGTCCAACCCTATTGCCGGTTCTGCCTTAACTGAAGCCCAGACTGCAAACAACAGTCCCCCGGATCCAAAAGACAGCACCGCTGTGCAGGAGTGAAACCCCGATCAACTTCCGCTCGCTCTCTTAATGAGTTTCAGACCTGATATGGGCTGAAATCTCATGCTGATAGAAAACGAGCGGAAATCAGAAGCGGCACTTTTCCCAAAGGTGCCGCTTCCGGGGAATAACATCTATGCCACTGTTTTCGCCTCGCAAGACACGCATCGGTCGAGTTGCCAATCTGGGCAGTTCCAGCTCATTACTGAATCGTTTTTCGCAACAGATGGGCCAGGCTGACATCCTGCTGCGTCTGCTGCTGGTCATGATTTCTCTCGTGCTGATGGTGGTGTGCGTCGAGGGATGGACGGCCCCCTTTCCTTACCGGCAAGGGCAATACAGCCGGGATGGAATTGTCGCACGCATTGATTTCGGTCGTCTCAATGACGAAAAAACCGAAATGGCCAGGCAACGTAACGAAGCAGAAACTCCACCGGTCTACCTGGCCCACACAGCAGCCTGGCGTACTCTGATCGATGAATTAAGAGAATCACTCTTCGCAATTCTCAATGCGAAACAGCCGGCAGATGTCCCTGCGGATGTTCTCATATCTCTTGGTTTATCCATCGATATGAATGGTGATATGGGCGATACATCCAAAACCTGGGAGACTCTCAAATCAACACTCGGCTCCGCAG from Planctopirus ephydatiae encodes:
- a CDS encoding PhoH family protein, with product MTDRKIAFQNHEHLKLLFGPNDRNLRKLREKLRIEVVFRGDEIRLSGPSEQVDLGSDIIGELRGTIERRGMLSDEEFERVLNRRNAEALLGAESSIDVFHKAKKVFPMGEGQAAYIEAIRQHDLVFCSGPAGSGKTYLAVAMAVNALRNEQVRKIVLVRPAVEAGEKLGFLPGDMLEKVNPYLRPLLDALGDILDFDTVQRYLDRDVIEIAPLAFMRGRTLNNTFIILDEAQNTTSVQMKMFLTRMGQRSKIVVTGDATQIDLPDNVTSGLADAVKRLRNVEGISVVELSGGDIVRHPLVRRIVAAYDNGNSNDSRPRTRFEVNRTSNPIAGSALTEAQTANNSPPDPKDSTAVQE
- the truB gene encoding tRNA pseudouridine(55) synthase TruB, with product MKWGFLNIHKPLQMTSRDVVSKIERAVRPLKVGHAGTLDPLAEGVLVIGIGPATRLTEHVQALPKGYSANFHLGQTTETDDAEGQLSAQIDTQHLTRELIEQELTHFRGQIQQIPPRFSAVHVAGKRAYDLARSGQDFELTPRTVEVHQIALTKYANPDIELQIECGSGTYIRSLARDLGEKLQCGAYMSALTRTHIGPFHLDSALQLDSLPNSFRLADLQPLLLHPMLAFTESQRWVATRRAVVDLQHGKNISSDALQALHSTSESQPEIPTHVCILSEDREMIAVAEFCMQTKLLRPRIGIPQHFLEAHPC
- a CDS encoding LysM peptidoglycan-binding domain-containing protein translates to MHRDQKIGLALGVLLIGAVAAFFFRNERSTMDGVPVISDVVELDAVIAEKSFRPYLGDSSRSSDRTVARPVNDTLIIPPLNDPWEGSASGKMEAPVAPTDNPKQVMNRAPDETTQDLPVIPWPDDVLEVESVAPKQTGSSPAANRTQGSRSERQDQRGMTEATGDSSLAYPSGMDRYQRSSGYDPGDAGRPDSEAVTMVTHVVKKGETLSSLSQKYLGRESRYLEIFDANRDQLRDAHGVRTGMTLRIPVTRNSRNIAETPRQTKDDAASPAPANGEKRLFVPFKPRPANAATWGPTTELPEAAPRRLSQQPPESSVLR
- a CDS encoding ExeA family protein, with protein sequence MYEAFFHLARRPFVGTPDPNCWFPTELVQHAHDAILLGLRERAGVAILSGAAGVGKTLLCERFARELGNDHPVVFLRHPRFATRRSLLQTILGELELPFSRLSEQELRQEFERFLNQMVEQGHQFFLICDEAHLLEDKIIEELRAFSDLHFHGQSVVRLLLAGQLELEERLATPELQSLAQRVTTHSALETLNRAESHEFLDYRLTWAGGRLEECFTPDALSLIAEVSGGSPRCLCLLADHSLLLAFALGEKPVSVSIVENALNDLKHLALPWQLKMVRSTELSQSGHADESASLQESSDVIIDKAVTGKASIGAATSPTVVEEDAESVSHRAIDSSAINPLQPVETGTISDSQVLDDWDQLELSSIEIGAGVETENHPAAVLSQDDLSAIEEEFAEASSRLAQSSTTGLPGKFDDWSVMSSEPELKGQHFAAHVVERQETSFQQQTFDDIAMDDFGLEDVASHEIESHFEDPHARSDEHALSDALPAFAGHHEDSDAATHDSAVPVSEQEALELRLERMLAKWRLATDQDQIKGPHTPFSSQWQLLDQVDTPESPQNSTGPASTSLSSNHGDIDAIGLSHDEDPALYVAEDHLKSTSSSNATSDLKRADRLDAEFIETEVPSSLFVHPSWGVSQIPQDFVPFSDPTKLFEAIENHERPIEVAMTNDVIPVIPLPEAEPAVTNAASEPAGPVETTPADRMIDSEQSGIAATIDQILPWIDVAEGRHSELVAEQAQELDRKYAEINSTAEHRSEMSPADRQAARLAKYVAGDLDEIRERALAAEAMDLAEGTRAALNVLSQGSNSGSSQLPQQDQIPEEAPEPWEADLRGAETESEDWLNPVDESLLSEDALSRDEYDPVLDADDKIMNGMNEIQQQAFHPAQDAERIFSKMDGHTEQEAGESIDTLELQPTLATRYRNLFSILRRRATGHRR
- the glgB gene encoding 1,4-alpha-glucan branching protein GlgB, with translation MYAQNYKHLGAHPEIRDGVLGTHFAVWAPNAREVSVIADLNFWSHGQNWLQSSDDGVWRGFIPGIKPGDIYKYSLKTASGLRLEKSDPYAFAAELPPRTASVVSDLSGFRWNDEKWIRQREMKNIYEQPISVYEVHLGSWRRPTDGRRYFNYRELAVQLVEYVKPLGFTHVQLLPVTEHPFDGSWGYQTTGYFAPTSRFGSPHDFMFFVDYCHEHGLGVLMDWVPAHFPTDTHSLGNFDGTALYEHADPRKGFHPDWGTLIFNYGRTEVADFLLSSARFWMDIYHVDGLRVDAVASMLYLDYSRKAGEWMPNMFGGRENLEAIQFLKDLNVVIHQDFPGVLMVAEESTSWGGVSRPVYTGGLGFGFKWDMGWMNDTLRYFRRDPIYRRHHQNELSFRMVYAFTENFMLPLSHDEVVHGKRSLISQMPGDHWQQFANLRVLYGYQFTTPGKKLLFMGGEIAQWTEWNHDAQLDWELTKFQFHHGIQKLIADLNQLYRSESALHYGDCDAEGFSWISADDYQNSVYSWVRYGSHPENLLVIMMNLTPIPRHNYKVGVPLAGFYKEVLNTDSSIYGGSNVGNSGGVYSEIGQLHGHGQFIQVTLPPLGMIVLKPITRPVAVLEAKAGKEAKD